From the genome of Candidatus Dormiibacterota bacterium, one region includes:
- a CDS encoding heavy-metal-associated domain-containing protein: MQPRIAVFLAFVACCLLAGSRTALAQSAGSTGPVRPGMVSALVVPVTGMTCALCTRGVETSIKLLDVVEGVSADLSTGLVRVQAAAGKSLNIKDVKERVQKAGFKVGGECDLEATGRFSLGPDERITFRIPGTAYSFQVLEGSEVKRLFKTDPKLRGEYFLAFRLHEHPRWKPPAISIERGESRGTPPGGAAR, translated from the coding sequence GTGCAGCCGCGCATCGCGGTGTTTCTGGCTTTCGTCGCCTGCTGTCTCCTCGCCGGGTCCCGCACGGCGCTCGCGCAGAGTGCGGGGAGCACCGGGCCGGTCCGGCCGGGTATGGTGTCGGCGCTGGTCGTGCCGGTCACAGGAATGACCTGCGCTCTCTGCACGCGCGGGGTCGAGACGTCGATCAAGCTCCTGGACGTCGTCGAGGGTGTGTCGGCGGATCTGTCCACGGGGCTGGTGAGGGTGCAGGCGGCCGCGGGGAAGTCGCTCAACATCAAGGACGTGAAAGAGCGGGTCCAGAAGGCGGGCTTCAAGGTCGGGGGGGAATGCGATCTGGAGGCGACAGGGCGCTTCAGCCTCGGACCGGACGAACGGATCACCTTCCGGATCCCTGGGACGGCCTACTCCTTCCAGGTGCTGGAAGGAAGCGAAGTCAAAAGGCTGTTCAAGACGGACCCGAAGTTGAGGGGGGAATACTTCCTGGCCTTCCGCCTCCACGAACACCCTCGCTGGAAGCCGCCCGCCATCTCGATCGAGCGTGGTGAGTCGCGCGGCACGCCCCCTGGGGGCGCCGCCCGATGA
- a CDS encoding TlpA disulfide reductase family protein has translation MTRRLDRGRLRTLASLSLLLPAFLSCVGANEGVAATVPVVAPAVREDPYAKISLQDPQGRIIRFSDFKGKVRLIDVWASWCGPCRMTIPDLNRLYDRYRGQGLVVVGVSVDSSPAEVVAFTRKTPLKYPVGMMNSEIGTLLGNPDALPTTFLVDRTGRLRRKFIGYVELATIEREVRKFLETR, from the coding sequence ATGACCCGCCGCCTCGATCGAGGACGCCTCCGGACGCTGGCATCGCTCTCGTTGCTCCTGCCCGCATTCCTGTCGTGTGTCGGCGCGAACGAAGGAGTCGCGGCCACGGTCCCCGTCGTAGCACCGGCCGTCAGGGAGGATCCTTACGCGAAGATCTCCCTGCAGGACCCGCAGGGCCGCATCATCCGGTTCTCCGACTTCAAGGGGAAGGTGCGGCTGATCGACGTCTGGGCCTCCTGGTGCGGTCCCTGCAGGATGACCATCCCAGACCTGAACCGCCTGTACGACCGCTACCGCGGCCAGGGACTGGTGGTCGTCGGCGTGTCGGTCGACAGCAGCCCGGCCGAGGTCGTGGCCTTCACGCGCAAGACGCCGCTCAAATACCCTGTCGGAATGATGAACTCCGAGATCGGCACTCTTCTCGGCAATCCCGACGCCCTGCCCACCACCTTCCTGGTGGACCGCACCGGACGACTCCGCCGCAAGTTCATCGGCTATGTCGAGCTCGCGACGATCGAACGCGAGGTCCGGAAGTTCCTGGAGACTCGCTGA